Proteins found in one Lates calcarifer isolate ASB-BC8 linkage group LG8, TLL_Latcal_v3, whole genome shotgun sequence genomic segment:
- the zbtb33 gene encoding transcriptional regulator Kaiso, which produces MPSLKLISATDTQYSAAVLKSMNEQRNHGLFCDVTIIIQDKKFRAHKTILSASSTYFHQLFSVAGQVIELNFIRAEIFEEILNYMYSSKIIRVRSDMLEELINAGQILGVKFIANLGSPLSQVKGLPGLSKEAENKSDTSTEMMPIITESFSISAEEFNQTSRPAGNDEDSDNDVMFVSQTDAQTRAANDKANSGEVIDVDTADSENVASKQNEESNHAAVKHKDKATSTVRTCAAKTPSDSCPNPSLPDSSPLCSPDSSSNNSSSPARVSSGSAPATPARSSSFTPEPSSASQSSENSDIMGVHKKQVSTSSQQGNFKIRLLDVSSESPANQPNIPKSAIAAKKTVTLKTATEIDSISSGCKVYANIGENTYDIVPVKEDPGEGGSKANKGKRSFMATPLKPFDKTPLSPKTGPNKKKTKTELEDHYELIMDGKTFYVCIVCKRPYVCLTSLRRHFNTHSWEKKYPCRYCNKVFALAEYRTKHEIHHTGERRYQCLLCNEMFINYQLLSTHCKQVHNQDPSGRKEKDDADNNLYRLLPCKTVQMKPYSWTTEGQGGVPVISEDGSVHHIAAVSEDVHSSTQSRMLNWDDIFVEPDAHMPPDAHARPGSTMNSPAQGATEFDFVIPETY; this is translated from the coding sequence aTGCCAAGTCTAAAGCTGATATCTGCGACCGACACACAGTATTCAGCAGCTGTGCTGAAGTCAATGAACGAGCAGAGGAATCATGGATTATTCTGTGACGTCACCATCATCATACAGGACAAGAAATTCAGAGCTCACAAAACAATCCTGTCTGCCTCAAGTACGTACTTCCACCAGCTCTTCAGTGTGGCTGGACAGGTGATCGAGTTAAacttcatcagagcagaaatcTTTGAGGAGATTCTTAACTACATGTATAGCTCCAAGATTATCCGTGTGCGCTCCGACATGCTGGAGGAGCTCATAAATGCTGGACAGATACTGGGAGTGAAGTTCATTGCAAACTTGGGGTCACCGTTATCGCAAGTGAAGGGTCTGCCTGGTTTGTCTAAAGAGGcggaaaacaaaagtgacacaTCCACAGAGATGATGCCGATCATCACTGAGTCCTTCTCAATATCTGCAGAGGAGTTCAATCAGACGAGCCGCCCTGCAGGTAACGATGAGGACTCGGATAATGATGTTATGTTCGTCTCGCAAACAGATGCTCAAACCAGAGCAGCCAATGACAAAGCCAACTCTGGTGAGGTCATCGATGTGGATACAGCCGATTCAGAAAATGTAGCGTCAAAGCAAAATGAAGAATCAAATCATGCAGCTGTAAAACATAAAGACAAAGCCACATCCACCGTGAGGACATGTGCTGCAAAGACTCCCAGTGACAGTTGTCCTAACCCCAGTTTGCCAGACAGCAGCCCTCTGTGCAGTCCAGACTCCAGCTCCAATAACTCGTCTTCCCCTGCCAGAGTTTCCTCAGGAAGTGCTCCCGCAACACCAGCGAGATCAAGCAGTTTCACCCCGGAGCCCTCGAGTGCCTCTCAGTCCTCGGAGAACAGCGATATAATGGGAGTCCACAAGAAACAAGTCTCCACTTCATCTCAGCAggggaatttcaaaataaggCTCTTAGATGTTTCTTCTGAAAGCCCAGCGAATCAGCCTAACATTCCCAAATCAGCAATAGCAGCAAAAAAGACAGTGACGCtcaaaacagccacagagatTGATTCCATTTCTTCAGGCTGTAAAGTGTACGCCAATATTGGAGAAAATACTTATGACATTGTTCCAGTGAAGGAAGATCCAGGCGAAGGAGGCTCTAAAGCCAATAAAGGGAAGAGGTCGTTCATGGCGACACCTTTAAAACCCTTCGACAAAACGCCCCTGTCACCGAAGACTGGCCCAAACAAGAAGAAGACCAAAACTGAGCTTGAGGATCACTACGAGCTGATCATGGACGGGAAGACTTTCTACGTGTGCATCGTCTGCAAGCGCCCCTATGTGTGTCTGACGAGTCTCCGCCGTCACTTCAACACACACTCGTGGGAGAAGAAGTACCCGTGTCGCTACTGTAACAAAGTCTTTGCCTTAGCCGAGTACAGAACTAAACACGAAATCCAccacacaggagagaggaggtatCAGTGCTTGTTGTGCAATGAAATGTTCATAAACTACCAGTTACTGTCCACCCACTGCAAGCAAGTCCACAACCAGGATCCCAGcgggaggaaggagaaggacgACGCCGACAACAACTTGTACCGCCTGCTGCCATGTAAAACGGTACAGATGAAGCCGTATTCATGGACGACTGAAGGGCAGGGGGGGGTCCCCGTCATCTCCGAGGACGGCAGCGTGCATCACATAGCCGCTGTCAGCGAAGACGTCCACTCTTCCACCCAGAGCAGGATGTTGAACTGGGACGACATCTTCGTCGAGCCTGATGCACACATGCCGCCAGACGCCCACGCCCGACCAGGGTCAACCATGAACAGTCCAGCACAGGGCGCCACAGAGTTTGACTTTGTTATACCAGAGACCTACTGA